In Halococcus salifodinae DSM 8989, a single genomic region encodes these proteins:
- a CDS encoding V-type ATP synthase subunit B, with product MKEYQTIEEISGPLVFVEIDEPVGYDEIVEIELPNGDQKRGQVLESTEEYASIQVFEGTGSINRDASVRFLGETMKMPVTEDLLGRVLDGSGRPIDDGPEIVPDERQDIVGAAINPTAREYPEEFIQTGVSAIDGMNTLVRGQKLPIFSGSGLPHNDLALQIARQASVPEEETDDATESGDTDGDEAADVEAADDESSEFAVVFAAMGITAEESNEFLADFERTGALERSVVFANLADDPAVERQITPRLALTTAEYLAFEKGYHVLVILTDMTNYCEALRQIGAAREEVPGRRGYPGYMYTDLAQLYERAGRIKGREGSVTQIPILTMPGDDDTHPIPDLTGYITEGQIMMDRDLNSQGVQPPVNVLPSLSRLMDDGIGEGLTRGDHGDVSDQLYAAYAEGEDLRDLVNIVGREALSERDNLYLDLADRFENEFVDQGFDTNRDIGETLDIGWELLSTLPKTELNRIDEELIEEYYREDVTTETADEDAADEASEESAEAEAEA from the coding sequence ATGAAAGAATATCAAACGATCGAGGAGATCAGCGGGCCGCTGGTGTTCGTCGAGATCGACGAACCGGTGGGGTACGACGAGATCGTCGAGATCGAACTGCCGAACGGCGACCAGAAGCGCGGCCAGGTGCTCGAATCAACTGAAGAATACGCCTCGATCCAGGTGTTCGAGGGGACCGGCAGCATCAACCGCGACGCCTCTGTCAGGTTCCTCGGCGAGACGATGAAGATGCCCGTCACTGAGGACCTCCTGGGACGGGTGCTCGACGGCTCGGGCCGCCCGATCGACGATGGCCCCGAGATCGTCCCCGACGAGCGCCAGGACATCGTGGGCGCGGCGATCAACCCCACGGCGCGGGAGTACCCAGAGGAGTTCATTCAAACCGGCGTGTCGGCGATCGACGGGATGAATACCTTGGTACGGGGCCAGAAGCTCCCGATCTTCTCCGGGTCGGGGCTGCCCCACAACGACCTCGCACTCCAGATCGCGCGCCAGGCGTCGGTGCCCGAGGAAGAGACCGACGACGCTACCGAGAGTGGGGACACCGACGGCGACGAAGCGGCGGATGTCGAGGCAGCGGACGACGAGAGCTCGGAGTTCGCGGTGGTGTTCGCGGCGATGGGGATCACCGCCGAGGAGTCGAACGAGTTCCTCGCGGACTTCGAGCGCACCGGCGCGCTCGAACGCTCGGTCGTCTTCGCAAATCTCGCGGACGACCCCGCCGTGGAGCGCCAGATCACCCCGCGGCTCGCGCTCACGACCGCGGAGTATCTCGCCTTCGAGAAGGGGTATCACGTCCTCGTGATCCTGACGGACATGACCAACTACTGTGAGGCGCTCCGCCAGATCGGTGCCGCTCGGGAAGAGGTTCCCGGCCGGCGTGGGTACCCCGGCTACATGTACACCGACCTCGCCCAGCTCTACGAGCGGGCGGGTCGGATCAAGGGCCGCGAGGGATCGGTGACCCAGATCCCGATCCTGACGATGCCCGGCGACGACGACACCCACCCGATCCCCGACCTGACCGGGTACATCACCGAGGGTCAGATCATGATGGATCGAGACCTCAACTCTCAAGGTGTGCAGCCGCCGGTCAACGTCCTCCCCAGCCTCTCTCGGCTGATGGACGACGGGATCGGCGAGGGACTGACTCGCGGGGACCACGGCGACGTTTCCGACCAGCTCTACGCGGCCTACGCGGAGGGTGAGGACCTCCGGGACCTCGTGAACATCGTGGGTCGGGAGGCGCTCTCCGAGCGGGACAACCTGTATCTCGACCTCGCCGACCGCTTCGAAAACGAGTTCGTCGATCAGGGCTTCGACACGAACCGCGACATCGGGGAAACCCTCGATATCGGCTGGGAGCTGCTCTCGACGCTCCCCAAGACGGAGCTCAATCGGATCGACGAGGAGCTCATCGAGGAGTACTACCGCGAGGACGTCACGACCGAGACCGCCGACGAGGACGCAGCGGACGAGGCGAGCGAGGAGTCCGCCGAGGCGGAGGCCGAGGCTTAA
- a CDS encoding ATP synthase subunit A codes for MSQATETQVTEDGTIASVSGPVVVATDLGARMNDVVYVGEEGLMGEVIEIEGNRTTIQVYEETSNVAPGEPVANTGEPLSVDLGPGMLYSIYDGVQRPLDVLEEQMGAFLDRGVDAPGIDMDETWAFTPTVEEGDTVEAGDIVGTVPETESIEHKVLVPPDYEGGEVTNVEEGELTVEDTVVALDSGEAVTMHQEWPVREARPTLDKETPTTPLVTGQRVQDGLFPLAKGGTAAIPGPFGSGKTVTQQSLAKFADADIVIYIGCGERGNEMTEVIDDFPELEDPNTGKPLMSRTCLIANTSNMPVAARESCVYTGITIAEYYRDMGYDVALMADSTSRWAEAMREISSRLEEMPGEEGYPAYLAARLSEFYERAGYFQNINGTEGSISAVGAVSPPGGDFSEPVTQNTLRIVKTFWALDNDLAERRHFPAINWDESYSLYRDQLDPWFEENVAEDWPDVRQWAIDTLDEESELQEIVQLVGEDALPDDQQLTLDIARYLREAFLQQNALDDTDAYCSPEKTYLLMGAIKTYNDEAFAALDAGVPVEEITDIDAAPRLNRIGTTEEYEEFIDDVEDSIESQLREKY; via the coding sequence ATGAGTCAAGCAACGGAGACACAGGTCACGGAAGACGGTACGATCGCGAGCGTGAGCGGCCCCGTCGTGGTCGCCACGGACCTCGGAGCCCGGATGAACGACGTGGTGTACGTCGGTGAGGAAGGGCTGATGGGCGAGGTCATCGAGATCGAAGGGAACCGGACGACGATCCAGGTGTACGAGGAAACCTCGAACGTCGCGCCGGGCGAACCCGTCGCGAACACTGGCGAACCGCTCTCGGTCGATCTCGGTCCGGGAATGCTCTACTCGATCTACGACGGCGTTCAGCGCCCGCTGGACGTGCTCGAAGAGCAGATGGGCGCGTTTCTCGACCGGGGTGTGGACGCCCCGGGGATCGACATGGACGAGACGTGGGCGTTCACCCCCACCGTCGAGGAAGGCGACACGGTCGAGGCCGGCGACATCGTCGGCACGGTGCCGGAAACCGAGAGCATCGAACACAAGGTGCTCGTGCCGCCGGACTACGAGGGCGGCGAAGTCACGAACGTCGAGGAAGGCGAGCTCACCGTCGAGGACACAGTTGTGGCACTCGACTCCGGCGAAGCCGTCACGATGCACCAGGAGTGGCCGGTGCGTGAGGCCCGCCCCACGCTCGACAAGGAGACGCCGACCACGCCCCTAGTAACGGGTCAGCGCGTTCAGGACGGGCTGTTCCCGCTCGCGAAGGGCGGCACGGCGGCGATCCCGGGGCCCTTTGGCTCCGGCAAAACGGTCACCCAGCAGAGCCTCGCGAAGTTCGCCGACGCCGATATCGTGATCTACATCGGCTGTGGCGAGCGGGGCAACGAGATGACCGAGGTGATCGACGACTTCCCCGAGCTCGAAGACCCGAACACCGGGAAACCGCTGATGAGCCGGACGTGTCTCATCGCGAACACTTCGAACATGCCGGTCGCGGCGCGTGAGTCGTGTGTCTACACCGGAATCACCATCGCCGAGTACTACCGCGACATGGGCTACGACGTGGCGCTGATGGCGGATTCGACCTCGCGATGGGCCGAGGCGATGCGGGAGATCTCCTCGCGGCTGGAGGAGATGCCCGGCGAGGAGGGGTATCCCGCCTACCTCGCGGCGCGCCTTTCGGAGTTCTACGAGCGTGCGGGCTACTTCCAGAACATCAACGGTACTGAAGGATCGATCTCGGCGGTCGGCGCTGTTTCCCCGCCGGGTGGTGACTTCTCGGAGCCAGTAACCCAGAACACGCTGCGGATCGTGAAGACGTTCTGGGCGCTCGACAACGACCTCGCCGAGCGCCGGCACTTCCCCGCGATCAACTGGGACGAGTCGTACTCACTGTATCGGGACCAGCTCGATCCGTGGTTCGAGGAGAACGTCGCCGAGGACTGGCCCGATGTCCGCCAGTGGGCGATCGACACCCTGGACGAGGAGAGCGAGCTCCAGGAGATCGTCCAGCTCGTCGGCGAGGACGCGCTGCCGGACGACCAGCAGCTCACCCTCGATATCGCGCGCTACCTCCGCGAGGCGTTCCTCCAGCAGAACGCACTCGACGACACCGACGCGTACTGCTCGCCGGAGAAGACCTACCTCCTCATGGGCGCGATCAAGACCTACAACGACGAGGCGTTCGCGGCGCTCGACGCCGGCGTGCCGGTCGAGGAGATCACCGACATCGACGCCGCACCGCGACTGAACCGGATCGGCACGACCGAGGAGTACGAGGAATTCATCGACGACGTCGAGGACAGCATCGAGAGCCAGCTCCGGGAGAAATACTGA
- a CDS encoding V-type ATP synthase subunit F, whose translation MSQEIAVVGSPEFTTGFRLAGVRTFENVPDDEKADTLDGAVERVFADDDVGIVVMADDDMEYLSRGVRQDAESSIEPTLVTLGGEGAGTGGLRGQIKRAIGIDLMDDDQ comes from the coding sequence ATGAGTCAGGAGATCGCGGTCGTCGGGAGTCCGGAGTTCACCACGGGCTTTCGACTCGCGGGCGTTCGGACGTTCGAGAACGTCCCCGACGACGAGAAGGCGGACACGCTCGACGGCGCGGTCGAGCGCGTGTTCGCGGACGACGACGTCGGGATCGTGGTGATGGCCGACGACGACATGGAGTATCTCTCGCGCGGCGTGCGACAGGATGCGGAAAGCAGTATCGAACCCACGCTCGTGACGCTCGGTGGCGAGGGTGCGGGAACCGGCGGACTGCGGGGGCAGATCAAACGCGCCATCGGCATCGACTTGATGGACGACGACCAGTAA
- a CDS encoding V-type ATP synthase subunit C, protein MSVRSGSGESNYEYVIARVRSRRSRLFDEDDYRKLIRMGPSEIARFMEESEYEAEMNALGSRHSGVDLIENALHRNLANHFDDLLRFADGTLYDYIARYLRQFDAWNVKTILRGLYSDADREAIDVDLIRAGEFSDERIDRLLGAGSIDEVVTLLDDTLFGEPLANAYEEYEERSLLVPLENAVDRAFYEALTEGLPNEPDRATELYVDFLESEIDFRNIRNALRLSRSGAEMDPAEYYISGGRLFDESEISQLVANTDELVARLRESPYGDDLDAALSELDTAASLRGFERALDAALLEYSRTLSNRYPLSVCPVFAFVLAKMREVENVRAIARGKEAGLDPDTIEDELVML, encoded by the coding sequence ATGAGCGTTCGATCGGGTTCGGGCGAGTCGAACTACGAGTACGTCATCGCGCGCGTTCGCTCGCGACGGTCGCGGCTGTTCGACGAGGACGACTACCGGAAGCTGATCCGGATGGGGCCGAGCGAGATCGCGCGGTTCATGGAGGAAAGCGAGTACGAGGCGGAGATGAACGCGCTCGGGAGCCGCCACTCCGGTGTGGACCTCATCGAGAACGCGCTCCACCGCAATCTCGCGAACCACTTCGACGATCTGCTTCGGTTCGCCGACGGCACGCTGTACGACTACATCGCGCGCTACCTCCGGCAGTTCGACGCGTGGAACGTCAAGACCATCCTTCGGGGGCTGTACTCCGACGCCGACCGCGAAGCGATCGACGTCGACCTGATCAGGGCCGGCGAGTTCAGCGACGAACGCATCGATCGACTCCTCGGGGCTGGTTCGATCGACGAGGTCGTCACGCTGCTCGACGACACCCTGTTCGGCGAACCGCTCGCGAACGCCTACGAGGAGTACGAGGAGCGCTCGCTGCTCGTCCCGCTCGAAAACGCGGTCGATCGGGCGTTCTACGAGGCCCTTACTGAGGGACTGCCGAACGAGCCGGATCGCGCGACCGAGCTGTACGTCGATTTCCTCGAAAGCGAGATCGACTTCCGGAACATCCGGAACGCGCTGCGGCTCTCCCGGAGCGGTGCGGAGATGGACCCCGCCGAGTACTACATCTCGGGCGGGCGGCTGTTCGACGAGAGCGAGATCAGCCAGCTCGTCGCCAACACGGACGAGCTGGTCGCGCGGCTGCGCGAGAGCCCCTACGGCGACGATCTCGACGCCGCGCTTTCCGAGCTCGACACCGCCGCGAGCCTGCGCGGGTTCGAACGCGCGCTCGACGCGGCGTTGCTCGAGTACTCGCGCACGCTCTCGAATCGCTACCCGCTGTCGGTCTGTCCGGTGTTCGCGTTCGTCCTCGCGAAGATGCGCGAGGTCGAGAACGTCCGGGCGATCGCTCGGGGTAAGGAAGCCGGACTCGATCCCGACACCATCGAGGACGAACTGGTGATGCTATGA
- a CDS encoding V-type ATP synthase subunit E yields MSLDTVAEDIKDDARDRAERIRNEADERAEEIVAEAEADAEEIRAEREREIERRIEQEREQKLSSAKLEAKQKRLEGRRIVLEETREEAESRVAALSGERREELTRTLLDDAAAEFDEGDTVRISGRADDADLLESLVAEYDGFEHAGEIECLGGVVAESDASRVRVNNTFDSVLDSVWEDRLQAISQRLFEQ; encoded by the coding sequence ATGAGTCTCGATACGGTTGCGGAGGACATCAAAGACGACGCAAGAGACCGGGCCGAACGCATCCGGAACGAGGCCGACGAGCGTGCCGAGGAGATCGTCGCCGAGGCCGAGGCCGATGCCGAGGAGATCCGCGCCGAGCGCGAACGCGAGATCGAACGCCGGATCGAACAGGAACGTGAACAGAAACTCTCCAGTGCGAAGCTGGAGGCCAAACAGAAGCGCCTCGAAGGCCGCCGCATCGTCCTCGAAGAGACGCGCGAGGAGGCCGAGTCCCGCGTCGCCGCCCTCTCCGGCGAACGACGTGAGGAGCTCACGCGCACGTTGCTCGACGACGCTGCCGCGGAGTTCGACGAGGGCGACACGGTGCGGATTTCGGGACGAGCAGACGACGCCGACCTGCTCGAATCGCTCGTCGCGGAGTACGACGGGTTCGAGCACGCTGGCGAGATCGAATGCCTCGGCGGCGTGGTCGCCGAGAGCGACGCCTCGCGGGTGCGGGTGAACAACACGTTCGACTCGGTGCTCGATAGCGTCTGGGAGGACAGACTCCAGGCAATCAGCCAGCGACTGTTCGAGCAATGA
- a CDS encoding V-type ATP synthase subunit I — translation MSRVSITGAKRVLDDVIETTHDLNLLHVTDYDGAWEGFEPGDPIAGADAAAERLVTVRSLESILDLDDDPDGSGEHVDTDDLADRLERVRGAVNDCDDRRDDLRDERRELDERASAMAPLETLGIDLDLLSGYDSLETSVGEGDEQAVRDTLDAADDVDRYETFAEDGVVAVFAHPTSGSSDVLEDALVGAEFAAIEVPDAEKSPAAYLDDLDDRRAELDREIESVEAELDDLREKHGDFLLAAEEQLTIEVEKREIPLAFATTKNAFVAEGWLPTEQFVDLAEALEASVGEHCEVEELERAAYDSSGQVADREPTGPTEPGVGDPETAADGGNADSKQSSGLQPLDDENESDDRLEADGGEPSEARRSSPIERSESDGGTEARMADGEPPVVQKNPKGVRPFELLTKAVGRPSYAEFDPTIILFLTFPLMFGFMIGDVGYGLIYTGIGYWVYNGFDSDTYQRFGAVALAAGISTTVFGVLYGEIFGLHLVSTYLWEGVVGLSHAPIEKGLSPATSYWARTWFVVTALFGILHLNLAWIFEFIEEYTFHGFADALKETGSWLLALNGLWLFIFSRLFDGSKPDLLFEVFSSGDVAAFELGFTGFPAWVGIVGGVAFFAGLGLLAVGPTHELVEAHQVLAHVLSYLRIAAVLLAKAGMAFAVNLLVLGVYVTEGEYHFIYDPGHIPEEAELLGALGTGLIHGGPVSILLAVVVLLVGHLVVLLLGVTSAGIQSIRLEYFEFFSKFYEGSGAAYDPFGYARRFTTDE, via the coding sequence ATGAGCCGGGTGTCGATCACGGGCGCAAAGCGCGTGCTCGACGACGTGATTGAGACCACCCACGATCTCAACCTGCTCCACGTGACCGACTACGACGGCGCATGGGAGGGGTTCGAACCCGGCGACCCGATCGCCGGCGCTGACGCGGCCGCCGAACGCCTCGTCACCGTCCGCTCGCTCGAATCGATCCTCGATCTCGATGACGACCCCGACGGCTCCGGCGAGCACGTCGACACTGACGATCTCGCCGATCGGCTCGAACGCGTCCGCGGCGCGGTCAACGACTGCGACGATCGGCGCGACGATCTCCGTGACGAGCGCCGCGAACTCGACGAGCGCGCCAGCGCGATGGCTCCGCTCGAAACGCTCGGGATCGATCTCGATCTGCTCTCGGGGTACGACTCGCTCGAAACCAGCGTCGGCGAGGGCGACGAGCAAGCAGTTCGGGACACGCTCGACGCCGCCGACGATGTCGATCGGTACGAGACGTTCGCCGAGGACGGCGTGGTCGCGGTGTTCGCGCACCCGACATCGGGATCGAGCGACGTGCTCGAAGACGCGCTCGTCGGTGCGGAGTTCGCGGCCATCGAGGTCCCCGACGCCGAAAAGAGTCCCGCAGCGTATCTCGACGACCTCGACGATCGCCGTGCGGAGCTCGATCGCGAGATCGAGTCCGTCGAGGCCGAGCTCGACGACCTCCGCGAGAAACACGGCGACTTCCTGCTCGCGGCCGAAGAACAGCTCACCATCGAGGTCGAGAAGCGCGAGATCCCGCTCGCCTTCGCCACCACGAAGAACGCGTTCGTGGCCGAGGGCTGGCTCCCGACCGAGCAGTTCGTCGATCTCGCGGAGGCGCTCGAAGCCAGCGTCGGCGAGCACTGCGAGGTCGAGGAGCTCGAACGTGCCGCCTACGACAGCAGCGGCCAGGTCGCCGACCGCGAACCGACCGGCCCGACCGAACCCGGTGTAGGCGACCCCGAAACCGCTGCTGACGGTGGGAACGCTGACAGCAAGCAGTCGAGCGGGCTGCAGCCGCTGGACGACGAAAACGAATCGGACGACCGACTTGAAGCGGATGGGGGTGAGCCGAGCGAAGCGAGGCGATCCTCGCCGATCGAGCGAAGCGAGTCCGACGGTGGGACCGAAGCCCGGATGGCCGACGGCGAGCCGCCGGTCGTCCAGAAGAACCCGAAGGGAGTACGGCCGTTCGAACTCCTGACGAAGGCGGTCGGGCGGCCGTCGTACGCCGAGTTCGATCCGACGATCATCCTGTTCCTGACGTTCCCGCTGATGTTCGGGTTCATGATCGGCGACGTCGGCTACGGGCTGATCTACACCGGGATCGGCTACTGGGTGTACAACGGCTTCGACTCCGACACGTACCAGCGGTTCGGTGCGGTCGCGCTCGCGGCCGGCATCTCGACGACCGTGTTCGGCGTGCTCTACGGCGAGATCTTCGGACTGCATCTGGTCTCGACGTATCTCTGGGAAGGCGTCGTCGGCCTCTCGCACGCGCCGATCGAGAAGGGGCTCTCGCCCGCGACCAGCTACTGGGCCCGGACGTGGTTCGTCGTCACCGCACTGTTCGGGATCCTTCACCTCAATCTCGCGTGGATCTTCGAGTTCATCGAGGAGTACACCTTCCACGGGTTCGCCGACGCGCTGAAGGAGACCGGCTCGTGGCTGCTCGCACTGAACGGGCTCTGGCTGTTCATCTTCAGCCGGCTGTTCGACGGGTCGAAGCCCGACCTCCTCTTCGAGGTGTTCAGCAGCGGTGATGTGGCGGCGTTCGAGCTCGGCTTCACCGGCTTCCCGGCGTGGGTCGGGATCGTCGGCGGCGTTGCGTTCTTCGCCGGTCTCGGGCTGTTGGCCGTCGGTCCGACCCACGAGCTCGTCGAGGCTCACCAGGTGCTCGCACACGTGCTGTCGTACCTCCGGATCGCCGCTGTGTTGCTGGCGAAGGCGGGGATGGCCTTTGCGGTCAACCTCCTCGTGCTCGGGGTGTACGTCACCGAGGGCGAGTACCACTTCATCTACGATCCCGGCCACATCCCCGAGGAGGCCGAACTCCTCGGCGCGCTCGGCACGGGGTTGATCCACGGCGGGCCGGTGTCGATCCTGCTCGCCGTCGTCGTGCTGCTGGTTGGCCATCTCGTCGTCCTCTTGCTGGGGGTCACCTCGGCGGGGATCCAGTCGATCCGGCTGGAGTACTTCGAGTTCTTCTCGAAGTTCTACGAGGGCAGCGGGGCCGCCTACGACCCGTTCGGGTACGCCCGTCGGTTCACCACCGACGAGTAG
- the ahaH gene encoding ATP synthase archaeal subunit H: MARPEVLDRIQAAEREAEEIVESAEEDREERIAEAEREAEETRESAREEADKLESERLDAAREEIEAESEAILESGAQEREQLESRARENVDDVAEYVVIEFEERVHA, translated from the coding sequence ATGGCGAGGCCAGAGGTTCTCGACCGAATCCAGGCGGCCGAGCGCGAGGCCGAGGAGATCGTCGAATCCGCCGAGGAAGACCGTGAGGAGCGCATCGCCGAGGCCGAGCGCGAGGCCGAGGAAACCCGCGAATCCGCCCGCGAGGAGGCCGACAAGCTCGAATCCGAGCGCCTCGATGCGGCGCGCGAGGAGATCGAGGCCGAGAGCGAGGCAATCCTCGAATCGGGTGCACAAGAGCGCGAGCAGCTCGAATCGCGCGCGAGGGAGAACGTCGACGACGTGGCCGAGTACGTCGTCATCGAGTTCGAAGAGAGGGTTCATGCTTAG
- a CDS encoding methyltransferase domain-containing protein — protein MGVLEDKARARVFYKYLSRVYDEINPFIWNETMRAEAIDWLDPAPDDRVLDVGCGTGFATEGLLERTDNVHGLDQSSHQLERAWEKFGKTDQVRFYRGDAERLPFADDTFDAVWSSGSIEYWPDPVAALAEFRRVVEPGGGVLVVGPDAPTSSMFGRLADAIMLFYDEDEADRMFDAAGFEDFEHHIQQARPGSPRAITTIARVPE, from the coding sequence ATGGGAGTGCTCGAAGACAAGGCGCGTGCGCGGGTGTTTTACAAGTATCTCTCCCGAGTCTACGACGAGATCAACCCGTTCATCTGGAACGAGACGATGCGGGCCGAAGCCATCGACTGGCTCGATCCCGCGCCCGACGATCGGGTGCTCGACGTGGGCTGTGGCACGGGTTTTGCCACCGAGGGCCTGCTCGAACGCACCGACAACGTCCACGGCCTCGATCAGAGCAGCCACCAGCTCGAACGCGCGTGGGAGAAGTTCGGGAAAACCGATCAGGTCCGATTTTATCGGGGCGACGCCGAGCGGCTCCCCTTCGCCGACGACACCTTCGACGCGGTCTGGTCGTCGGGATCGATCGAATACTGGCCCGATCCGGTCGCCGCGCTCGCCGAGTTCCGCCGGGTGGTGGAGCCGGGCGGCGGCGTGCTCGTGGTCGGTCCCGACGCGCCGACGTCGTCGATGTTCGGCCGGCTCGCCGACGCGATCATGCTGTTTTACGACGAGGACGAAGCCGATCGGATGTTCGACGCGGCGGGCTTCGAGGATTTCGAGCATCACATCCAGCAGGCCCGCCCCGGCAGTCCGCGGGCAATCACGACGATCGCGCGCGTTCCTGAATAA
- a CDS encoding type IV pilin N-terminal domain-containing protein, with the protein MSRRAVAPVVGVVLMLAVVVTLAGVVAVFVVGIGGQTDDGPSAVISADRGNGDQYGNPKFTFVHESGDPIDTRDLTVRVFVDGQSIKHQPDVPFFSKTGFVSGPEGPFNSNTANKTWMAGEKASLTIAASNTPQPTPGSEVTVKFYVNGTAAATARA; encoded by the coding sequence GTGTCACGCCGTGCAGTCGCCCCGGTGGTTGGCGTCGTTCTCATGCTCGCCGTCGTCGTCACGCTCGCCGGTGTCGTCGCGGTGTTCGTCGTCGGGATCGGCGGGCAGACAGACGATGGGCCGAGTGCTGTGATCTCCGCTGATAGGGGAAACGGCGATCAATATGGCAATCCAAAATTCACTTTCGTGCATGAAAGTGGTGATCCGATCGACACACGTGATCTCACTGTTCGGGTGTTCGTTGATGGACAGTCCATCAAACACCAACCAGATGTTCCATTCTTTTCGAAGACAGGGTTCGTGTCTGGTCCTGAAGGGCCCTTCAACAGTAACACCGCAAACAAAACCTGGATGGCGGGTGAGAAGGCATCACTAACGATCGCTGCCTCAAATACTCCACAACCCACTCCCGGATCAGAAGTAACCGTCAAATTCTATGTCAACGGAACAGCGGCTGCCACGGCGCGAGCATGA
- a CDS encoding DUF7096 domain-containing protein, with protein MRRAIALVLALCCVLAPVALAAPASHPPDGARASSVAPVTPATETTSYLRIAPDALETAAYNGATIDVSGTLALETQQLDGRFQQELLRQRFSDTESVAARHEQIEATAARIDERIETLHDRQATTITAYNNGSLSGQAFLRDLARIGAAADRLETAVGELQRRADSVPRSTIDGTSVINWAQNRQFELAPFGGPVRDRITTALRGENTVPVDSDVPSGVARIGPTREERLEPLWVYAETTADGVVLATVDDGQYSREAYLPGERNATAGSVENNTDVRNRRATLYPWAENNSGSKGQRNVQQVGISRFRFSHDHGRLTAYLDQNTSQVFVEHQQKTLTRLPTAAPVTTTTENRRLVVNRTHPSGPLEVFLTTESGKRLDGTVTVENRTVGETGPDGRLWTVAPRGNVTVTARVNGSSMRVETSAAVATNQTLVAPASP; from the coding sequence ATGCGCCGCGCGATCGCACTCGTGCTCGCTCTCTGCTGTGTCCTCGCGCCGGTCGCGCTCGCGGCTCCGGCTTCACACCCGCCGGACGGGGCTCGCGCCAGTTCGGTGGCCCCGGTCACGCCGGCGACCGAGACGACCTCGTATCTCCGTATCGCTCCCGATGCGCTCGAAACCGCGGCGTACAATGGCGCGACGATCGACGTTTCGGGAACGCTCGCACTCGAAACCCAGCAGCTCGACGGCCGGTTTCAACAGGAGCTGCTCCGACAGCGCTTCTCGGACACCGAGTCCGTGGCGGCACGTCACGAGCAGATCGAGGCGACTGCCGCCCGAATCGACGAGCGGATCGAGACACTCCACGATCGACAGGCCACCACGATCACGGCCTACAACAACGGATCGCTGTCCGGACAGGCGTTTCTCCGTGATCTCGCGCGGATCGGCGCTGCGGCCGACCGGCTCGAAACGGCCGTCGGGGAGCTCCAGCGACGTGCGGACTCGGTCCCACGGTCGACGATCGACGGTACGTCGGTGATCAACTGGGCACAGAACCGGCAGTTCGAACTCGCTCCGTTCGGCGGGCCCGTCCGCGATCGGATCACAACGGCGCTCCGCGGGGAGAACACGGTCCCCGTCGATAGCGACGTTCCGTCCGGCGTCGCCCGGATCGGCCCGACCCGCGAGGAGCGCCTCGAACCCCTCTGGGTGTACGCCGAGACGACGGCCGATGGGGTCGTGTTGGCGACCGTCGACGACGGACAGTACTCTCGCGAGGCGTATCTCCCGGGTGAACGCAACGCCACCGCGGGCAGCGTCGAGAACAACACGGACGTGCGCAACCGACGCGCGACGTTGTACCCCTGGGCCGAGAACAACTCCGGGTCCAAAGGCCAGCGCAACGTCCAGCAAGTCGGCATCTCCCGATTCCGCTTCTCGCACGACCACGGCCGACTCACGGCGTATCTCGATCAGAACACCAGCCAGGTGTTCGTCGAACACCAGCAGAAGACCCTGACGCGGCTGCCGACGGCCGCACCGGTGACCACCACAACCGAAAACCGGCGACTCGTGGTCAATCGCACCCACCCGAGCGGTCCGCTCGAAGTGTTCCTGACGACCGAGAGCGGCAAACGGCTCGACGGCACCGTGACGGTCGAGAACCGAACGGTGGGCGAAACCGGACCCGATGGCCGCCTGTGGACGGTCGCACCGCGCGGAAACGTCACGGTGACGGCCCGCGTGAACGGATCGTCCATGCGGGTCGAGACGAGCGCGGCCGTCGCAACGAACCAGACGCTCGTCGCCCCCGCCTCGCCGTAA